One Coffea eugenioides isolate CCC68of chromosome 2, Ceug_1.0, whole genome shotgun sequence genomic window, TGGCTTAGCTGATCCAGAGTAATAGACGCCACTGTTAGCCATCTTGAATACAATGCAAGAGTTGGACTGAAAATGACTGGAGAGGAGTTCTATTTCTCAAGTCCCATGTGGAGAAACTAAGCCTTTCACGTAAAGTAGAACAATGTATTTTCATCCATTGCTGGCCAGAAAATCCTGTTGCACCAGTAGATTTAAGAAGTATCCTGTTGTACCATGGATTAATTTCTAATTCTTCCCCTCCCACgtgcaaaaataaagaaagtctTTGATCGAGCAAATTTTGTGTCAGCATCTCAGTTAAAAGAAATTTGTCTCATGAGAGCTTATGTTGACAAATAATGATCCCTGTATGTAGTCCTGTTTACTCGTATTGTCTGAGGAAGTGGACCGTAACTTACACGGATGGTGATTGTGTACTAACATTGGGATGCATGATAAATTAGTTCCAGCACAAAACAGGTTCACGAGATCCTTACAGAAGATATTGTGGTCCACAACCGTTACCGATTTAGGTTCTGCATATCAAATAGTTAGTGTAAAAGCTATATGCTGGCTAATGTAAATTCAGCTTTTCTAGAAATTAAGCTTTGAATGTTTTAGTTACTCTAGTCGTTCAAGGTCCCTATTACATGTCATCAAATGCAAATTCAATGGTCTTGTGCATGTGATATCCTAGcaagaatttttcttttttccaagtGAAAATAGTTGAGAAATTTGGTTTTCTGCTCTCAGGGTGCTCGAAGGAAGTCAAGATGGAGGCTTGAACTGGCATATTTTGGATAAGGAAACTTCTCAAATGTTTGAAGAACGGTTTCAGCGAAAAGTATTTAAGGTCAAATCACTCGGAATTTTAGCAAATGCCTTTAGGTAAACTGGATGGAGTTTCTTCAGTTGTTTCTAATTTGATATCATGTAATCTTAGCACACAACATTATAATTGATCATGATCTTTAAAATGGCAGGTTAAGGTTCTTAGCAGTACGAGATCCAAAAGCAACTTCAAGGTTCCAAATAGGTAGTATTGACTTCTATTCAAAAGCAGAGTCTGCCTGTCAAAAATAAAATGGTCATACATTGGTCTAGTGATCCTGCTATTGCTTCATCCCCCGCTTCATTATAAGTTAGAGGAAAAACCTAAAACCAAAGCTCTGTACTTCTCCTGCCTCTATATATTTTTTCATATAAACCCCTTTATGCATTTATAAGGATTAATTTCCATGAGGGGTAACTTCTGATGGTGCTTGCCGACAGAGATGCAAGAAAATAAGAAGGAAGAGAATAGAGGAAAATGTACAGTTGATATCGAGTTATAAGGACTTACCATTCTGTTATTCCTGTAGCAATTGTAGAATAAAATTCCTTTTGTTTGTGAAGTGCTTTAACGGATGTTAATATATGGTGTAATATTTGTACTTCAGTATCAGTTAATTTCCTTCGTGTATGGTTGATTTGACAAGGAATCCAACGCGTGTTTTCTCAGGCTAGGCCTGTACCTGATTGGGGAAATTAATCCCATACACATGTACTTCTCTGTTTTGTAGTTTCCGGTGAAAGCTCTGCATTTTCTAGATAGTTGAATGTTTTCAGTTTTCTCGACTTTTCCCATTCTTACATAATTACATTTTCGGGAACAGAATTGTACACTGACAGCAGTAAATTTGTGCGCGCAAATGGTACTATCAAGATTATGTACTCAGGTTAGCTGCTTGATTTTCATTCCAACGTACAAATTGTAGAATTCTGCGGCAACAGCTTCACCTCTGCTCTTCCGGGCTTCCTCCACATTACTTAACTCTTCATCCCTCCGTCTCCTTTCCTGACACTTCTAGTGTCTCCTCCTTTGCTGTTCTCCAGCTCACTCTCCATTAGACCAGAAGTGAATATCTGTTCTTGAAGGGCAGAAGTGAATAGCAAATGAATGTAATTTGCCTATGCTCAATCAGCAGAAGTTAGAAGTCCCGCACCAACTAATTTCGTTTAACAAAATTTGTcagatttttcatttattagagcATCAACATGGACAGTACCAATATCATTGTCGTTCAGGTTTTTATGCCAGGTAAAAATGAGTTTTCCAACAGTCAAAGGGCTGGTCAACTGAAGTCTGAAGATGCACTTGCCCGTCATTTTCGTTCTTTTCCATCTTAAATCTCCTTCATGAGCCACTGCTTCTTCGTCTTTTAGACTCACATATTTTGATCTGAGTAGATGGCTGACGGACACAAACTTTTGAAACAGGATCATCAGCGGAAAACAGGATTATGTTTTTTTTTCGGTAAGAAGTTATCTGAGGAGGTAATTGATTAAACAAAGTATGaaaaaattcttccaaatccttAAATGAAGCAACTCATTAAGTCGTAACTTTACTCTTTATGTGCTAAAATCCTTAAAAAACCGTacaatttcttgaaaaatattAAAGAGATCTGCAAACGATTGCTTTTGTGGTAAAATGCAATGAGCTCTCCTGATTTGATTATAATCGCAACACCTATGCACAAAATCCATAGAATCACAATGAGCTCCTGTGTAGTATTTCTAATTTCCTCGATTACATGTTTCGGCAttgaccctttttttttcttcttcttcaacctcGCTCATGATTGTAGATTGGCTATAATTCAactcatttttttatttatattctACTAAAATTAATTAATACACCTAGGTTTGATAGATTTCTTGATAGACTTGGTAAAAGTTTGATTCACTTGTGTGAATGTTTGGTGCGTTGGAGcacaactttcatgttcatAAATTGGTGGCTTGTGGGATATCTCATTTGCAAATCAATCGGACGAGCAGGTGTATTTTGAGTCAAACTCAATTACTCTGGTTAATAAGGCATGGCAGACTGTTAATGAATGCAGAGAAGCAAAGGAGACACTTGCACATGGATGGAAAGTGCCTACTCTGCCGGATTAGAAGAGAATCAGAAATACAGGCGTTGAGAGATTGTGAATGGATAAGCAGAATTTGGAAGCAGCTGGTACATCCAGCAAAATGGAGAGAATTTAAATCTAAAAGCTTGATACAGTGGATAGACTGGAATGTCAACGCAAGAGTGATGAGGGATCAAGAAGAGGTGTAAGTTGTATATTGGGCATGGACAGCAAGAGATGAAATGGTCCACAGACAGGAAAATGAAAGTGCAACCACACTTCCTGAGGCTACAGGCACTTGAAGCACAGGAGCTAAATCAGAAGCAGGGAATTCAAGGGTCGAAGGAAATGAAGTATATTAAATGTGAAAAGCCACTCAAGGATGAGTGAAGCTGAATGTGGATGGTGCATCAGTACAGAACCCCGGAGCTGCCAGTGAGGGAGGTTTATTCAGAAATGGACAGTGAAGATGGATGACAGGATTCAGTGCGAATATTGGAAAGGCAAGCAACTTTGCTGCAGAACTTTGGGCAATCCTATTGGGTATGCTGACTCTGCTGAGAGAAGGATGTGATAAAGTGATCATCCATCAAACCAGATTGACAAGTGGCATTATCACTGATACATGAGGCAAGGGACGATGGCCAATATCGGAATCTGATTGAGAAGATTAGGAGCTTGCTGAAACAGGAGTTGGGAGTACAAGATAGTTCGTGTTTGGCATGAAGGGAACACGTGTGCAGATTACTTAGCAAAGATGGGGAGGAGTCTAGCTCCAGGGATAAGTAATCTAAGGGAACCTCCGCGCAACCTAAGAAGACTACTAGGTCAGGATCTCTGCGGTATATCTTTACCTAGATTAGTTTCTGTGTAATGGGTCTATGACCCTCCCTTGCACTGGAACCAAAAAAAGAACTCAATTACTCAAACCTGTACATTGCGGGAtcttgaaaaatatatttcaacAGGTCACTAGTCAAACATATTTACCAGTTGAAAATATGTGCTTGAGAAgaatggctggaaatttctcCAAATTTAAAAACGGAGATTCTTGGTACTTTCTTTTTTAGGGGATCTATCTACGTACTTTAGTCATTTAGCAACAGGTCATTATAGAATACTGACTTCAACGACTAACTTTTGTAATGATAGTTTATATAACGAGCAAAGATTTTGGAGATTGGCTAGACCAGTACAAAGTAACTAAGAAAGCTGTACAAATCACATACAGCTTCATCAGTTGCTTCATCTCGTGTGGTTTGGTCCAAATTCTGTTTGTTCAAATGATATAACAATTGAAAGTTTTCTCCTACAGGCGAGTCATGCATGCATGAGATGTCCTATTGCATGCTATAATAAAATTATCATGATTTACATAGTAGCCTTAGAGATTGATACTCATAGAGGTAGGAATACAAAATGAAAGATCATTAATCATTAATACAATCAAATTGATCTTCTTCAAAATAGttttttttgtcgaaaaagaaaaatggtttCTATGGTTGAAGCCAGCAATTTACAGGCCTATCCTTCGGTTTCACAGGTGGCAGTCAAGACTGCTCAATGCAGGAATGGTTTTTCTCGTCCTTAATCCATTGGACCAAATTGCTGAAATTCTTGCCTGAGCTCccatcatttttattattatcaataaCCTTGGCTTTTAAATCTAAGGCCCTCTTTTTGTATTCTCCACCAGTTAGAAGCTGCTCAATCTTATCCTTTATTTCTTCTTGTGGAATGATTCCATTTGCATCTCGTTCAAATCCTAAACCAATCATCCAAACATCACATATGTAGCTCTCATTAAGGAACTGATCTGCAAAGTAAGGCCAACAGAGGAAAGGGACACCATTGCATAAACCTTCGATAGTAGAATTCCAACCACAACGGCTGAGGAAGCAAGCCACCGAAGGATGGCTCAAGACCTGTTGTTGAGGAGCCCAGCCTGTCAGCCTCCCACGGCCTTGCATTCGATCTTTGAAGCCTTCTGGATATGCATTGTCTGTCTCGGTAGTTAAATCTTGTCTCACAGCCCACAGGAATGGCCTATTGGTGAGTTCAAGCCCAAGCGCCAGCTCCCTGAATTGTGTCGGATCAAAAACTGTGAAGCTCCCTAATGCAACAACATAAATGACAGATTGCGGAGGCTGCTTATTAAGCCATGCCAAGCAATCTGAATCTTCAGGCCAGAAGTAGCCAACAGATTTTCCAAGTCGATTACTTGNNNNNNNNNNNNNNNNNNNNNNNNNNNNNNNNNNNNNNNNNNNNNNNNNNNNNNNNNNNNNNNNNNNNNNNNNNNNNNNNNNNNNNNNNNNNNNNNNNNNNNNNNNNNNNNNNNNNNNNNNNNNNNNNNNNNNNNNNNNNNNNNNNNNNNNNNNNNNNNNNNNNNNNNNNNNNNNNNNNNNNNNNNNNNNNNNNNNNNNNNNNNNNNNNNNNNNNNNNNNNNNNNNNNNNNNNNNNNNNNNNNNNNNNNNNNNNNNNNNNNNNNNNNNNNNNNNNNNNNNNNNNNNNNNNNNNNNNNNNNNNNNNNNNNNNNNNNNNNNNNNNNNNNNNNNNNNNNNNNNNNNNNNNNNNNNNNNNNNNNNNNNNNNNNNNNNNNNNNNNNNNNNNNNNNNNNNNNNNNNNNNNNNNNNNNNNNNNNNNNNNNNNNNNNNNNNNNNNNNNNNNNNNNNNNNNNNNNNNNNNNNNNNNNNNNNNNNNNNNNNNNNNNNNNNNNNNNNNNNNNNNNNNNNNNNNNNNNNNNNNNNNNNNNNNNNNNNNNNNNNNNNNNNNNNNNNNNNNNNNNNNNNNNNNNNNNNNNNNNNNNNNNNNNNNNNNNNNNNNNNNNNNNNNNNNNNNNNNNNNNNNNNNNNNNNNNNNNNNNNNNNNNNNNNNNNNNNNNNNNNNNNNNNNNNNNNNNNNNNNNNNNNNNNNNNNNNNNNNNNNNNNNNNNNNNNNNNNNNNNNNNNNNNNNNNNNNNNNNNNNNNNNNNNNNNNNNNNNNNNNNNNNNNNNNNNNNNNNNNNNNNNNNNNNNNNNNNNNNNNNNNNNNNNNNNNNNNNNNNNNNNNNNNNNNNNNNNNNNNNNNNNNNNNNNNNNNNNNNNNNNNNNNNNNNNNNNNNNNNNNNNNNNNNNNNNNNNNNNNNNNNNNNNNNNNNNNNNNNNNNNNNNNNNNNNNNNNNNNNNNNNNNNNNNNNNNNNNNNNNNNNNNNNNNNNNNNNNNNNNNNNNNNNNNNNNNNNNNNNNattcaccatttttctttctccatagccggatctctctctctcccttgcaagaaggagaaaaaacctcttcaatcttcaagctttccactagcaaatcatctcaatcaagcacataaattagtttcctttccatacaacttttctagttggtgatagtgggtggtttagtgaagctttttggaagagctaaggtgtccatcatcttcctctctcttgttattaGGTGAGTGATGCTTAAACTTGCCTCCTATACTTACTGATGGTTTATTTtggtgcctaatggtggctttgAGTAATGGAATAtgttgatttatttctttgatttgaagagttttggtgaagttttctaattttatgatgattttttctTGGGGTTTAAAATTggttatgatggtgtggtttgTTTAGATGATTGGTAATTGGTCTATATAGGCTCTAAGTAGGTGCAAATTAGTGATAAATGCAATTCAATTTGGAATTTGgaaagaatttctggaaaattagggttccttTGGTtcgaacattctgtccgaaatttagGTCAATAGCTAgaaggccgaattggactttgctcaaaacatgaagttggtaggtattgatgagtttgaagtgcctgcaaattTTTcaagggcatttggagtagtatagagtgagttcaTGCAGTTTTTCTGTTGCTGttttttttggtgaacagaatgtccgaactgcgatagtaattgtctgttttgactggtattggtttggattttgttgttggtgtcttctgatgaaatgtagcttgatgtcttagctttcatattcctttggaatcaatgcttttggacctgtatagactgacttggactgattccagttttgtgtgatttgggaacctgcaattacggttctgggttggttttctgcattttgactttagttgtgctaggatttggattgagaggccttccacattgttgtagccccttaagtcctggatatccctgtaaattttcaggattaacggagtggtataacctgagttataaatgaaatactcagacctgttttgaccgtcatattccgttctgttcttatatccggacagtttacgactggaactttggcttcacgtttgactaggttacaagctgtttgggcttgcgaccaaaacaccaaacttatagctctatatcaTAGCTtcctaacgcccttggaatttcatgaatcggatttataaaacctgagatatagccgagcaaataaggcctgcccgtaaaaatgaccattttctggtcagatctgttttggtcctgacgaccaacttccgttccgaatttggattgccgaccttcatgaaagttgttccatttggaatgacctatctaactgccaattttcagctctttttcccatgtgtagcatagaaaacagtttgcactcaaaactgaccatttgtgcattggccagatttcgtatgtgattgtgtttggttcatttggggctgaagcctccagtttcagttctggatgtcttcataacaattgttgttcatcctttaagctttgatatggtgtctcatacgccttaatccgatattcgtagctcaacttatgattacaATAGAAAGCGAGTGTGGCAAATCTGCCGTTTtcccgctaacggccgtttccgttccCTTCCGTCATAATTGTATGTGCCGCGagcgtgccgtttttgccgttttgttttgtttgaggCACGATGTAGGCCGTTTACGATATGGGTGTGACACAATTCTTCTATTTCaggacggtggtgagctggggcGGAATGGTggggggcccactactagctgttcatttcgatctggacttcgtacttttgctattcagtttctgagtaagtaATCAGGCCCAGTTTGGTGGTGTTTTCTTTTGCTATGTGTTGAGTATGTgaaaaagggtacttaggcgagggtgtactttatcgcactcgactaaaccctaatttgaatgtatcaTTGTACATTGGCATATGTAATAATGACCCTTTGAACCATACCCTTGAGCCCTTGTGGCTGCGGgaggcgactttcgagtaaagttttgTGAGTTTGCAAGTTTGTGAGTTTCGTGGGCCGACTAAGACCTGTTTTGCGAACTATTCGAGGCCgtttagggcttggtcgaagtcagtccaacttagtctttGCGGTCGAACCcgcaagtttgtaggttcatgttatgaacgcaatttttgtgaatccggttgcaccgagaaggtgaccaagtttgtgaccccgagcttgtgactgcaagctcaagtttgtgaatTTTTCGTTCGCGAATATCCGCGGCAAGTTTGGTGAGGtgaactggccagtgagggtgataaggtggcggtgggtgtacaagtgaagtttacggaccattgagtgtggtcgacggagtgtcggcaggagatcacgcatggcatatgaattggctttggagccacctgtatccttattatgtgatgtgacttttctgcttttgctttcctcgtactgtgtaactgttacgtgaaatttatgctttcgcccctgtttacttactaagcatatagcttacccctttccttttgttttccttagcaggggccgacgcggggacttttggctcgtataatAGTATAGGTAGGTTGGCTTGTATTAGTTGAACAgtttaggatgtttgtttttggttttgggtggtttgtataaggaccgcTTCTTAGGGTCTATAAACGCTTTTGCCTGGTTATTGTTTATCAGTACTATTAGAGCGGTTttttggcttgatgcttttgaagatgttaAGTAGactttggtggttgtatatattaatGAAATCGTGGTCTTGTGCTAggaagagttttattagctttaagttttttGAGGCGCCTGGGCCGGCGAGCTAGGCAGGCTGGCCCCCGGAATACGCTTGGCTCGCCCTGGgagaagtggggctgtcacaggtggtatcagagccatatgccgactaGTTGGGACGTATGTcgcttcgtctggaaaagccccgagccttcGTTTCgttgaagagtcacgaagcgaaactctccgtagggatGCCCCGCGTGCGggggcaagctgataggtacctccGTGATGTGACCGCTGAGAACTgtacaggtggtatcagagcttaggcttcagatctcgtagtgtatcctaggctaaaggtTAGGATTCCGatctgtgggatttgatttgaatttgattttgattgttaaaagttaagcaattgagggataaaacctatagcagcttcgcgtggtctctgcgcagagtgagtctggatgaagtggcgaataagtatgaaggactaagtgttcgttcgagcataagttatggatcataaatgttataggttttaaatctttctcttggtatctgaggaccatagataggtacgtcaggtaggaattttgattgtagatagtttactcttgggactgcagctcgagatgtgaattatcttatctcggattcttgtgcctgagtactccagagttgaggcgctgCCAAGTACTTGAGACTAGCATTTTGGGAgtatgaacaggctttgtctggctagagtgagtacaagatagcaacgggcaccttgggaagtggagtaagaaaccggaCGAGGGTGATTTTCGCTGAGCGTGGGACgataagtcgcgtttctttcattttgcccttatattgtCCCTACATGTGatttacttgtggtatgtgaaTACCTACATATACAGTACCTGCAGctcttgactttgtctaacttgaaatgtcccTTGGTGTATATGATGCAGTATATTGTGTATACGttggcgtgacttgtatatatatgtatacattttgatcttttgattattttgagtattccaaccctttagttcgttgattggaatttcgaggatgaaattgtcctaagtgggggagattgtgaggccccagtccgttcgtaagctgatatgagggttattcgttaatcggtggggtggtttcgggtttttatcgcccgccttttctacatttttctttattggaaattttCCCAGATAATGTtcctgagtaaatataggttttagatgatttttcaagtatcgattagattttgagaaaataagaacgtatatcagacgtgggacccactagtgcggaaagttcggaaaaattcggccaattaggttaaattccggatactgtgtgaaatttatcgggtgttaagagataagtagagagtgaaatatgattgatgtgagagagaaaagaaaagataggattgcatttatgagagtgacaagtgtcacttccttattggattgaacttaagaaatactattcacatttttgacttttttgaccaaaggattaaatatctcaaaaatcattcaaaattcaccatttttctttctccatagccggatctctctctctcccttgcaagaaggagaaaaaacctcttcaatcttcaagctttccactagcaaatcatctcaatcaagcacataaattagtttcctttccatacaacttttctagttggtgatagtgggtggtttagtgaagctttttggaagagctaaggagtccatcatcttcctctctcttgttattaggtgagtgatgcttaaacttccctcctatacttaatgatggttattttgtgcctaatggtggcttgagtaatggaatatgtgatttatttcttgatttgaagagttttggtgaagttttccattttatgatgattttttttctggtttaattggattatgatggtgtggttgtttatgatgattggtaATGGTCTATAtaggctctagtaggtgcaaattagtgataaatgcaatcaattttggatttggaagaatttctggaaaattagggttcttggttgaacattctgtcgaaattttaggtcatagctagaggccgaattggactttgctcaaaacatgaaagttgtaggtattgatgagtttgaagtgcctgcaaaatttcagggcatttggagtagtatagagtgagttatgcagtttttactgttgctgtttttggtgaacagaatgtccgaactgcgatagtaattgtctgttttgactggtattggtttggattttgttgttggtgtcttctgatgaaatgtagcttgatgtcttagctttcatatggctttggaatcaatgcttttggacctgtatagactgacttggactgattacagttttgtgtgatttgggaacctgcaattacggttctgggttggttttctgcattttgacttagttgtgctaggatttggattgagaggccttccacattgttgtagccccttaagtcctggatatccctgtaaactttcaggattaacggagtggtataacctgagttataaacgaaatactcagacctgttttgaccgtcataTTTCcgttctgttcttatatccggacagtttacgactggaactttggcttcacgtttgactaggttacaagctgtttgggcttgcgaccaaaacaccaaacttatagctctatatcagagctttcctaacgcccttggaatttcatgaatcggatttataaaacctgagatatagccgagcaaacaaggcctgcccgtaaaaatgaccattttctggtcagatctgttttggtcctgacgaccaacttccgttccgaatttggattgccgaccttcatgaaagttgttccatttggaatgacctatctaactgccaattttcagctctttttcccatgtgtagcatagaaaacagtttgcactcaaaactgaccatttgtgcattggccagatttcgtatgtgattgtgtttggttcatttggggctgaagcctccagttttcagttctggatgtcttcataacaattgttgttcatcctttaagcttcg contains:
- the LOC113760057 gene encoding UDP-glycosyltransferase 83A1-like, with translation MQLVSIPDGDKITCIIANETMGWVLEIAKKMRINVAAFWPALVDCNTSCELEAAAFTLFAQILPGGPLLASNRLGKSVGYFWPEDSDCLAWLNKQPPQSVIYVVALGSFTVFDPTQFRELALGLELTNRPFLWAVRQDLTTETDNAYPEGFKDRMQGRGRLTGWAPQQQVLSHPSVACFLSRCGWNSTIEGLCNGVPFLCWPYFADQFLNESYICDVWMIGLGFERDANGIIPQEEIKDKIEQLLTGGEYKKRALDLKAKVIDNNKNDGSSGKNFSNLVQWIKDEKNHSCIEQS